The following are encoded in a window of Methanobrevibacter sp. genomic DNA:
- a CDS encoding MotA/TolQ/ExbB proton channel family protein, with protein sequence MVATIPGSEILTSTLNMISQSLQIPVIIFLVIFAVFAVLAIGGLVSEYTSRKKVTPDLIEQLIYSISNAGSLDEIKDIIKNAKIYESQKVVLIKILRSSSLTVDSRHALAKKLIEFEENKFTKTIEKTDVVTRIGPTLGLMGTLIPMGPGLAALGAGDVNTLANAIIVAFDTTVVGIGAGAVAYFVSKVRRRWYEEYLSNLDALADALLDKLNQ encoded by the coding sequence ATGGTAGCAACAATTCCCGGCAGCGAAATATTGACTTCAACATTAAACATGATTTCTCAAAGTCTGCAGATTCCCGTAATTATCTTTTTAGTGATATTTGCGGTTTTCGCAGTCTTGGCTATTGGAGGGCTGGTTTCTGAGTACACTTCAAGAAAAAAAGTCACTCCCGATTTGATTGAGCAGTTAATATATTCAATTTCCAATGCCGGATCATTGGATGAAATAAAGGACATAATTAAGAACGCAAAAATCTATGAATCCCAGAAGGTTGTTTTAATAAAAATTTTAAGGTCCAGTTCACTTACAGTCGATTCAAGGCATGCCCTTGCAAAGAAACTGATAGAGTTTGAGGAAAACAAATTCACAAAGACAATAGAGAAAACTGATGTTGTAACCCGTATAGGACCGACTTTAGGTTTAATGGGTACATTAATCCCAATGGGTCCAGGTCTTGCCGCATTGGGTGCTGGTGATGTAAATACTCTTGCCAACGCGATTATTGTAGCATTTGATACCACTGTTGTTGGTATTGGTGCAGGTGCTGTGGCCTACTTCGTATCAAAAGTAAGACGCAGATGGTATGAGGAATACCTGTCCAACTTGGATGCGCTTGCCGATGCGCTTCTGGATAAATTAAATCAATGA
- a CDS encoding DUF2162 domain-containing protein → MDAINILWQVGILSAVLIFGIKLGLATGLANMSKKYLALVSIGYGGGVLILTEISSHFTQQITDLIYTYNFEFFLIMAIIMILAGLFTIREYKVFEKNTTAATCMAVVAPCPCCFGSIIVSIMLVAPTVGLGLMDLSLVVAGALVLTIVLTYFASNHLVRFIDKPYPIVLGNFMFFLGIYFLLSALFLPNITAMIQNPMDAISISSPYSLIGALILILVIIGIGGIISRRNSNFN, encoded by the coding sequence ATGGATGCGATTAATATTTTATGGCAAGTGGGTATTTTATCCGCTGTTTTGATTTTTGGAATTAAATTGGGTCTGGCAACAGGTCTGGCCAATATGTCAAAGAAATATTTGGCATTGGTTTCCATTGGATATGGTGGAGGTGTGTTGATATTGACAGAAATCTCTTCCCATTTCACACAGCAGATTACAGACTTGATTTATACTTATAATTTTGAATTTTTCCTGATAATGGCAATAATCATGATTTTGGCAGGATTGTTCACAATAAGGGAATATAAGGTGTTTGAAAAGAACACAACCGCCGCCACTTGCATGGCTGTTGTGGCACCTTGTCCGTGCTGTTTTGGATCTATTATAGTGAGCATCATGCTTGTTGCACCTACAGTTGGTTTGGGATTGATGGATTTGAGTCTTGTTGTTGCAGGTGCATTGGTTCTGACAATTGTTCTAACCTATTTTGCATCCAACCATCTTGTTAGGTTTATTGATAAGCCATATCCGATCGTCTTAGGAAATTTCATGTTCTTTTTGGGAATATATTTCCTCCTTTCAGCGCTATTTTTGCCAAACATTACAGCAATGATTCAAAATCCGATGGATGCAATATCAATATCTTCTCCTTATTCATTGATTGGAGCATTGATACTGATATTGGTGATTATTGGAATAGGCGGAATAATTTCAAGGAGAAACAGCAATTTTAATTAG